The following proteins are encoded in a genomic region of Actinomadura sp. NAK00032:
- a CDS encoding universal stress protein — translation MNAPENAANGMRVLVGYAPDERGDDALALAALLARTMKAPLTAVHVHPPPWPTPGPGAVDAEWLAYLKGQADEALDAALARLAELGVPGRDVTPRVQAHRGSGRGLIEVAKDVGADLIVAGSAPRGRRGRVAVGSTADQLLHGSPVPVMLAPRGYAAHPPRRFARMTVAYWRRRDADGPLSAAAALAERLDVELRLLTLVLRPPGLAARFQVPGGVLDRQVAQAEEDLRYAAGLFGGGTPVERLTAIGTDIAKTLGTVDMLHGEVLACLSSHDGPLRKVFLGESSGKILRAAPCPVLLLPRGAAAPTSGEKPQVR, via the coding sequence ATGAACGCTCCCGAGAACGCCGCGAACGGCATGCGGGTGCTGGTCGGCTACGCGCCCGACGAGCGCGGCGACGACGCGCTCGCGCTGGCGGCGCTGCTCGCCCGGACCATGAAGGCGCCGCTGACGGCCGTGCACGTGCACCCGCCGCCGTGGCCCACGCCGGGGCCGGGCGCGGTGGACGCCGAATGGCTCGCCTACCTCAAGGGCCAGGCGGACGAGGCCCTCGACGCGGCCCTGGCGCGGCTGGCGGAGCTCGGCGTCCCGGGGCGGGACGTCACCCCGCGCGTCCAGGCCCACCGGGGCAGCGGGCGCGGCCTCATCGAGGTCGCCAAGGACGTCGGCGCCGACCTCATCGTGGCGGGCTCGGCGCCGCGCGGCCGGCGCGGCCGGGTCGCCGTCGGCAGCACCGCCGACCAGCTGCTGCACGGCTCGCCCGTCCCGGTCATGCTGGCGCCGCGCGGCTACGCGGCGCACCCGCCGCGGCGGTTCGCGCGGATGACGGTCGCCTACTGGCGGCGCCGGGACGCCGACGGGCCGCTGTCGGCCGCCGCCGCGCTCGCCGAGCGGCTGGACGTGGAGCTGCGGCTGCTCACCCTCGTGCTGCGGCCGCCCGGCCTCGCGGCCCGCTTCCAGGTGCCCGGCGGCGTCCTGGACCGCCAGGTCGCCCAGGCCGAGGAGGACCTGCGCTACGCCGCCGGGCTGTTCGGCGGCGGGACGCCGGTGGAGCGGCTCACGGCGATCGGGACCGACATCGCCAAGACCCTCGGCACCGTCGATATGCTGCACGGCGAGGTCCTCGCCTGCCTGTCCAGCCACGACGGGCCGCTGCGCAAGGTCTTCCTCGGGGAGAGCTCCGGCAAGATCCTGCGGGCCGCGCCGTGCCCGGTGCTGCTGCTGCCGCGCGGGGCCGCCGCGCCGACCAGCGGCGAGAAGCCG